A DNA window from Calliphora vicina chromosome 1, idCalVici1.1, whole genome shotgun sequence contains the following coding sequences:
- the LOC135949377 gene encoding mitochondrial glutamate carrier 1-like, with the protein MSTPQQAPAQFSLLPKIVNGGIAGIIGVSCVFPLDLVKTRLQNQQVGPNGEKMYKNMFDCFRKTYRAEGYFGMYRGSGVNILLITPEKAIKLTANDYFRHKLTTKDGKLPVSSQMVAGGLAGAFQIVVTTPMELLKIQMQDAGRVAAQAKLAGKTVEKISATKLASQLIKEKGIFGLYKGIGATGLRDVTFSVVYFPLFATLNALGPRRNDGSGEAVFWCSFLSGLAAGSFAALFVNPFDVVKTRLQAIKKADGEKEFKGIMDCITKTMKYEGPTAFFKGGLCRMIVIAPLFGIAQMVYFLGVAEGLLGMNTPKKE; encoded by the exons tttgctTCCTAAGATCGTAAACGGTGGTATTGCCGGTATTATAGGCGTATCATGTGTATTTCCTTTGGATTTAGTTAAAACCCGTTTGCAAAATCAACAAGTCGGTCCAAATGgagaaaaaatgtacaaaaatat gtTCGATTGCTTCCGCAAAACATACCGTGCCGAAGGTTACTTTGGCATGTATCGCGGTTCTGGTGTCAATATCCTTTTGATCACACCCGAAAAAGCCATAAAATTGACCGCCAATGATTACTTCCGCCATAAACTCACTACTAAGGACGGTAAGCTGCCCGTTAGCAGTCAAATGGTTGCTGGTGGTTTGGCTGGTGCATTCCAAATTGTTGTTACCACACCTATGGAATTGTTGAAAATTCAAATGCAAGACGCGGGTCGTGTTGCAGCTCAAGCTAAATTGGCGGGTAAAACTGTCGAAAAGATTTCGGCCACCAAATTAGCTTCACAGTTGATAAAGGAAAAGGGAATATTTGGCTTGTACAAGGGTATTGGCGCTACCGGCTTAAGAGATGTTACCTTCTCCGTTGTATACTTCCCGCTATTTGCTACACTTAATGCATTGGGCCCCAGACGTAACGATGGCTCCGGTGAAGCTGTATTTTG gTGCTCTTTCCTCTCTGGTTTGGCAGCTGGTTCATTTGCTGCATTGTTTGTTAATCCATTCGATGTGGTTAAGACACGTTTACAGGCTATTAAAAAGGCTGATGGTGAAAAGGAATTCAAGGGTATTATGGATTGTATAAC TAAAACCATGAAATACGAAGGACCCACTGCTTTCTTCAAAGGTGGCTTGTGTCGTATGATTGTTATCGCTCCTCTATTCGGTATCGCTCAAATGGTTTACTTTTTGGGAGTAGCTGAGGGTTTACTGGGTATGAACACACCCAAAAAGGAATAA